In Arachis hypogaea cultivar Tifrunner chromosome 17, arahy.Tifrunner.gnm2.J5K5, whole genome shotgun sequence, a single window of DNA contains:
- the LOC112765208 gene encoding uncharacterized protein isoform X1 has translation MLHNLFYPFDSIVVTPTKPIKMLPLPCSTTTSSFSAFPCTLNIINKFNYNKLIIMAVPPSSSSSSIHYDSLRVLEWDKLSDLVASFATTSLGREALKAQLWSLNRTYEESLRLLGETNAAVEMNKHGSCRLRFGHVDVMLVKAAIRQGRRSMPVNGYEARAVMALLQCAETLQGDLKVAIKEDKDWYSRFMPLTEVIMEFVVNRSLVKMIEQVIDEDGSVKDSASPALKQSRQQVRVLEGKIQQLMENLIRNERSESSILEVNKVDGRWCIKVNSGQKTSFNGLLLSSGSGVGSTIEPLSAVPLNDELQRTRTLVAKAESDVLLALTKKMHPDLDDIEKILKSLVHLDVINARATYGLSFGGSSPNMFLPDFNSPSKSEGNNKEWTLYLPKAYHPLLLQRHKENLQKAKKDVNVSSSAAAVENASPVPVDFLVSRKTRVIVITGPNTGGKTICLKTVGLAAMMAKSGLYVLASESARIPWFDSVFADIGDEQSLSQSLSTFSGHLRQISNIRLQSTNQSLVLLDEVGAGTNPLEGAALGMSLLESFAQDGSLLTIATTHHGELKTLKYSNEAFENACMEFDEVNLKPTYKVLWGVPGRSNAINIAERLGLPSVVVDTTRKLYGSASAEIDEVITDMEKLKQDYQELLDGSRHHLMRSRELYNSLLDTKRKITEHGINLRYKKMRDVSEAAASARSILHKKVRQLSASAKLQPHNKTGKSSQLSATSSSPITIDKKEPTITDRKAPAVKNINQSSSDRSKLPKVGDMVHVSSLGKKVSVLKVDSSKGEVVVQAGNMKLKLNVMDIQRS, from the exons ATGTTGCATAACCTTTTCTACCCTTTTGACTCCATTGTTGTAACACCAACAAAACCCATAAAGATGTTACCTTTACCTTGTTCCACAACCACTTCATCGTTCTCTGCTTTCCCATGTACCCTTAACATCATCAACAAATTCAACTACAATAAACTGATAATCATGGCAGtcccaccttcttcttcttcttcttccattcacTATGATAGCCTCAGGGTGCTTGAATGGGACAAGCTTTCTGACTTGGTTGCTTCCTTTGCTACAACTTCATTGGGTCGTGAAGCTCTCAAG GCCCAGTTATGGTCCTTGAATAGAACGTACGAGGAAAGTCTCAGGCTTCTCGGTGAAACCAATGCAGCAGTTGAGATGAACAAGCATGGAAGCTGTAGATTGCGATTTGGACATGTTGATGTTATGCTG GTGAAAGCTGCTATTCGGCAAGGCAGGAGAAGTATGCCGGTTAATGGATATGAGGCAAGGGCTGTCATGGCTCTTTTGCAATGTGCTGAGACGTTGCAGGGTGATCTAAAAGTGGCCATAAAGGAAGACAAGGACTGGTATAGTCGTTTCATGCCTCTTACAGAAGTG ATCATGGAATTTGTCGTTAATCGATCTCTAGTTAAAATGATAGAACAAGTTATCGATGAAGATGGCTCTGTTAAGGACTCTGCG AGTCCAGCCCTTAAACAATCACGGCAGCAAGTCAGAGTACTAGAGGGAAAG ATACAACAGTTAATGGAGAATTTAATCAGGAACGAAAGGAGTGAATCATCAATTCTT GAAGTGAACAAAGTTGATGGAAGGTGGTGCATAAAAGTGAATTCTGGACAGAAGACAAGTTTTAATGGTCTATTGTTGTCCAG TGGTTCAGGAGTAGGGAGTACTATAGAGCCACTTTCCGCTGTTCCCTTAAATGATGAGTTGCAGAGAACAAGAACTTTGGTGGCTAAGGCTGAGTCAGATGTGCTTTTGGCATTAACCAAAAAG ATGCATCCGGACCTTGATGATATTGAAAAGATATTGAAGAGTTTGGTTCATCTGGATGTG ATTAATGCTCGAGCGACTTATGGTCTTTCATTTGGAGGGTCAAGTCCTAATATGTTTCTTCCGGATTTCAATAGCCCTTCTAAATCTGAAGGCAATAACAAGGAATGGACATTGTATTTGCCAAAAGCATATCATCCTTTATTACTTCAAAGGCATAAGGAGAATTTGCAGAAGGCCAAAAAGGATGTAAACGTTTCTTCTTCA GCTGCCGCAGTGGAGAATGCCTCACCAGTACCAGTTGATTTTTTGGTATCTCGTAAAACTCGTGTTATAGTTATAACTGGTCCGAATACTGGTGGTAAAACCATATGTCTGAAGACTGTCGGATTGGCTGCTATGATGGCAAAATCAG GTCTTTATGTTCTTGCTTCTGAATCTGCACGAATTCCTTGGTTTGATTCAGTTTTTGCCGACATTGGTGATGAGCAGTCCTTATCACAGTCTTTGTCTACCTTCTCTGGCCACCTAAGACAAATAAGT AATATTAGATTGCAGTCAACAAACCAATCTTTGGTGCTACTAGACGAG GTTGGTGCAGGAACAAACCCCCTTGAAGGAGCAGCATTAGGCATGTCATTATTGGAATCTTTTGCTCAAGATGGTTCTTTGCTGACCATAGCTACAACTCATCATGGTGAACTGAAAACTCTGAAATACAG TAATGAAGCATTCGAAAATGCATGTATGGAGTTTGATGAGGTGAATTTGAAGCCAACTTACAAGGTTCTCTGGGGTGTACCAG GGCGCTCAAATGCAATCAATATAGCAGAGAGATTGGGACTACCTTCTGTTGTTGTGGATACCACCCGTAAGTTATATGGTTCTGCCAGTGCAGAGATTGATGAG GTAATAACTGATATGGAAAAGTTGAAACAAGATTACCAAGAGCTATTGGACGGTTCACGTCATCATCTGAT GCGCTCCAGAGAACTTTACAATAGTCTGTTGGACACGAAAAGGAAGATAACGGAACATGGTATTAATCTAAGATACAAAAAGATGAGAGATGTATCTGAGGCTGCAGCATCAGCGAGGTCCATCCTTCACAAGAAAGTAAGGCAGCTGAGTGCATCAGCTAAGCTACAGCCGCACAATAAAACCGGCAAGAGCTCTCAGTTGTCAGCAACCAGCAGCAGCCCTATTACCATAGATAAAAAGGAACCTACCATCACTGATAGAAAGGCTCCTGCTGTAAAAAATATTAACCAATCATCATCAG ATAGGTCAAAGCTTCCCAAGGTTGGTGATATGGTACATGTCTCTTCGCTTGGTAAAAAAGTGTCTGTTTTAAAAGTCGATTCGTCCAAAGGAGAGGTGGTGGTTCAAGCTGGAAACATGAAGTTGAAACTAAATGTAATGGACATTCAAAGATCCTAG
- the LOC112765208 gene encoding uncharacterized protein isoform X3 codes for MLHNLFYPFDSIVVTPTKPIKMLPLPCSTTTSSFSAFPCTLNIINKFNYNKLIIMAVPPSSSSSSIHYDSLRVLEWDKLSDLVASFATTSLGREALKAQLWSLNRTYEESLRLLGETNAAVEMNKHGSCRLRFGHVDVMLVKAAIRQGRRSMPVNGYEARAVMALLQCAETLQGDLKVAIKEDKDWYSRFMPLTEVIMEFVVNRSLVKMIEQVIDEDGSVKDSASPALKQSRQQVRVLEGKIQQLMENLIRNERSESSILEVNKVDGRWCIKVNSGQKTSFNGLLLSSGSGVGSTIEPLSAVPLNDELQRTRTLVAKAESDVLLALTKKMHPDLDDIEKILKSLVHLDVINARATYGLSFGGSSPNMFLPDFNSPSKSEGNNKEWTLYLPKAYHPLLLQRHKENLQKAKKDVNVSSSAAAVENASPVPVDFLVSRKTRVIVITGPNTGGKTICLKTVGLAAMMAKSGLYVLASESARIPWFDSVFADIGDEQSLSQSLSTFSGHLRQISNIRLQSTNQSLVLLDEVGAGTNPLEGAALGMSLLESFAQDGSLLTIATTHHGELKTLKYSNEAFENACMEFDEVNLKPTYKVLWGVPGRSNAINIAERLGLPSVVVDTTRNN; via the exons ATGTTGCATAACCTTTTCTACCCTTTTGACTCCATTGTTGTAACACCAACAAAACCCATAAAGATGTTACCTTTACCTTGTTCCACAACCACTTCATCGTTCTCTGCTTTCCCATGTACCCTTAACATCATCAACAAATTCAACTACAATAAACTGATAATCATGGCAGtcccaccttcttcttcttcttcttccattcacTATGATAGCCTCAGGGTGCTTGAATGGGACAAGCTTTCTGACTTGGTTGCTTCCTTTGCTACAACTTCATTGGGTCGTGAAGCTCTCAAG GCCCAGTTATGGTCCTTGAATAGAACGTACGAGGAAAGTCTCAGGCTTCTCGGTGAAACCAATGCAGCAGTTGAGATGAACAAGCATGGAAGCTGTAGATTGCGATTTGGACATGTTGATGTTATGCTG GTGAAAGCTGCTATTCGGCAAGGCAGGAGAAGTATGCCGGTTAATGGATATGAGGCAAGGGCTGTCATGGCTCTTTTGCAATGTGCTGAGACGTTGCAGGGTGATCTAAAAGTGGCCATAAAGGAAGACAAGGACTGGTATAGTCGTTTCATGCCTCTTACAGAAGTG ATCATGGAATTTGTCGTTAATCGATCTCTAGTTAAAATGATAGAACAAGTTATCGATGAAGATGGCTCTGTTAAGGACTCTGCG AGTCCAGCCCTTAAACAATCACGGCAGCAAGTCAGAGTACTAGAGGGAAAG ATACAACAGTTAATGGAGAATTTAATCAGGAACGAAAGGAGTGAATCATCAATTCTT GAAGTGAACAAAGTTGATGGAAGGTGGTGCATAAAAGTGAATTCTGGACAGAAGACAAGTTTTAATGGTCTATTGTTGTCCAG TGGTTCAGGAGTAGGGAGTACTATAGAGCCACTTTCCGCTGTTCCCTTAAATGATGAGTTGCAGAGAACAAGAACTTTGGTGGCTAAGGCTGAGTCAGATGTGCTTTTGGCATTAACCAAAAAG ATGCATCCGGACCTTGATGATATTGAAAAGATATTGAAGAGTTTGGTTCATCTGGATGTG ATTAATGCTCGAGCGACTTATGGTCTTTCATTTGGAGGGTCAAGTCCTAATATGTTTCTTCCGGATTTCAATAGCCCTTCTAAATCTGAAGGCAATAACAAGGAATGGACATTGTATTTGCCAAAAGCATATCATCCTTTATTACTTCAAAGGCATAAGGAGAATTTGCAGAAGGCCAAAAAGGATGTAAACGTTTCTTCTTCA GCTGCCGCAGTGGAGAATGCCTCACCAGTACCAGTTGATTTTTTGGTATCTCGTAAAACTCGTGTTATAGTTATAACTGGTCCGAATACTGGTGGTAAAACCATATGTCTGAAGACTGTCGGATTGGCTGCTATGATGGCAAAATCAG GTCTTTATGTTCTTGCTTCTGAATCTGCACGAATTCCTTGGTTTGATTCAGTTTTTGCCGACATTGGTGATGAGCAGTCCTTATCACAGTCTTTGTCTACCTTCTCTGGCCACCTAAGACAAATAAGT AATATTAGATTGCAGTCAACAAACCAATCTTTGGTGCTACTAGACGAG GTTGGTGCAGGAACAAACCCCCTTGAAGGAGCAGCATTAGGCATGTCATTATTGGAATCTTTTGCTCAAGATGGTTCTTTGCTGACCATAGCTACAACTCATCATGGTGAACTGAAAACTCTGAAATACAG TAATGAAGCATTCGAAAATGCATGTATGGAGTTTGATGAGGTGAATTTGAAGCCAACTTACAAGGTTCTCTGGGGTGTACCAG GGCGCTCAAATGCAATCAATATAGCAGAGAGATTGGGACTACCTTCTGTTGTTGTGGATACCACCC GTAATAACTGA
- the LOC112765208 gene encoding uncharacterized protein isoform X2, whose product MLHNLFYPFDSIVVTPTKPIKMLPLPCSTTTSSFSAFPCTLNIINKFNYNKLIIMAVPPSSSSSSIHYDSLRVLEWDKLSDLVASFATTSLGREALKAQLWSLNRTYEESLRLLGETNAAVEMNKHGSCRLRFGHVDVMLVKAAIRQGRRSMPVNGYEARAVMALLQCAETLQGDLKVAIKEDKDWYSRFMPLTEVIMEFVVNRSLVKMIEQVIDEDGSVKDSASPALKQSRQQVRVLEGKIQQLMENLIRNERSESSILEVNKVDGRWCIKVNSGQKTSFNGLLLSSGSGVGSTIEPLSAVPLNDELQRTRTLVAKAESDVLLALTKKMHPDLDDIEKILKSLVHLDVINARATYGLSFGGSSPNMFLPDFNSPSKSEGNNKEWTLYLPKAYHPLLLQRHKENLQKAKKDVNVSSSAAAVENASPVPVDFLVSRKTRVIVITGPNTGGKTICLKTVGLAAMMAKSGLYVLASESARIPWFDSVFADIGDEQSLSQSLSTFSGHLRQISNIRLQSTNQSLVLLDEVGAGTNPLEGAALGMSLLESFAQDGSLLTIATTHHGELKTLKYSNEAFENACMEFDEVNLKPTYKVLWGVPGRSNAINIAERLGLPSVVVDTTRKLYGSASAEIDEVITDMEKLKQDYQELLDGSRHHLMRSRELYNSLLDTKRKITEHGINLRYKKMRDVSEAAASARSILHKKVRQLSASAKLQPHNKTGKSSQLSATSSSPITIDKKEPTITDRKAPAVKNINQSSSGIFKDNETL is encoded by the exons ATGTTGCATAACCTTTTCTACCCTTTTGACTCCATTGTTGTAACACCAACAAAACCCATAAAGATGTTACCTTTACCTTGTTCCACAACCACTTCATCGTTCTCTGCTTTCCCATGTACCCTTAACATCATCAACAAATTCAACTACAATAAACTGATAATCATGGCAGtcccaccttcttcttcttcttcttccattcacTATGATAGCCTCAGGGTGCTTGAATGGGACAAGCTTTCTGACTTGGTTGCTTCCTTTGCTACAACTTCATTGGGTCGTGAAGCTCTCAAG GCCCAGTTATGGTCCTTGAATAGAACGTACGAGGAAAGTCTCAGGCTTCTCGGTGAAACCAATGCAGCAGTTGAGATGAACAAGCATGGAAGCTGTAGATTGCGATTTGGACATGTTGATGTTATGCTG GTGAAAGCTGCTATTCGGCAAGGCAGGAGAAGTATGCCGGTTAATGGATATGAGGCAAGGGCTGTCATGGCTCTTTTGCAATGTGCTGAGACGTTGCAGGGTGATCTAAAAGTGGCCATAAAGGAAGACAAGGACTGGTATAGTCGTTTCATGCCTCTTACAGAAGTG ATCATGGAATTTGTCGTTAATCGATCTCTAGTTAAAATGATAGAACAAGTTATCGATGAAGATGGCTCTGTTAAGGACTCTGCG AGTCCAGCCCTTAAACAATCACGGCAGCAAGTCAGAGTACTAGAGGGAAAG ATACAACAGTTAATGGAGAATTTAATCAGGAACGAAAGGAGTGAATCATCAATTCTT GAAGTGAACAAAGTTGATGGAAGGTGGTGCATAAAAGTGAATTCTGGACAGAAGACAAGTTTTAATGGTCTATTGTTGTCCAG TGGTTCAGGAGTAGGGAGTACTATAGAGCCACTTTCCGCTGTTCCCTTAAATGATGAGTTGCAGAGAACAAGAACTTTGGTGGCTAAGGCTGAGTCAGATGTGCTTTTGGCATTAACCAAAAAG ATGCATCCGGACCTTGATGATATTGAAAAGATATTGAAGAGTTTGGTTCATCTGGATGTG ATTAATGCTCGAGCGACTTATGGTCTTTCATTTGGAGGGTCAAGTCCTAATATGTTTCTTCCGGATTTCAATAGCCCTTCTAAATCTGAAGGCAATAACAAGGAATGGACATTGTATTTGCCAAAAGCATATCATCCTTTATTACTTCAAAGGCATAAGGAGAATTTGCAGAAGGCCAAAAAGGATGTAAACGTTTCTTCTTCA GCTGCCGCAGTGGAGAATGCCTCACCAGTACCAGTTGATTTTTTGGTATCTCGTAAAACTCGTGTTATAGTTATAACTGGTCCGAATACTGGTGGTAAAACCATATGTCTGAAGACTGTCGGATTGGCTGCTATGATGGCAAAATCAG GTCTTTATGTTCTTGCTTCTGAATCTGCACGAATTCCTTGGTTTGATTCAGTTTTTGCCGACATTGGTGATGAGCAGTCCTTATCACAGTCTTTGTCTACCTTCTCTGGCCACCTAAGACAAATAAGT AATATTAGATTGCAGTCAACAAACCAATCTTTGGTGCTACTAGACGAG GTTGGTGCAGGAACAAACCCCCTTGAAGGAGCAGCATTAGGCATGTCATTATTGGAATCTTTTGCTCAAGATGGTTCTTTGCTGACCATAGCTACAACTCATCATGGTGAACTGAAAACTCTGAAATACAG TAATGAAGCATTCGAAAATGCATGTATGGAGTTTGATGAGGTGAATTTGAAGCCAACTTACAAGGTTCTCTGGGGTGTACCAG GGCGCTCAAATGCAATCAATATAGCAGAGAGATTGGGACTACCTTCTGTTGTTGTGGATACCACCCGTAAGTTATATGGTTCTGCCAGTGCAGAGATTGATGAG GTAATAACTGATATGGAAAAGTTGAAACAAGATTACCAAGAGCTATTGGACGGTTCACGTCATCATCTGAT GCGCTCCAGAGAACTTTACAATAGTCTGTTGGACACGAAAAGGAAGATAACGGAACATGGTATTAATCTAAGATACAAAAAGATGAGAGATGTATCTGAGGCTGCAGCATCAGCGAGGTCCATCCTTCACAAGAAAGTAAGGCAGCTGAGTGCATCAGCTAAGCTACAGCCGCACAATAAAACCGGCAAGAGCTCTCAGTTGTCAGCAACCAGCAGCAGCCCTATTACCATAGATAAAAAGGAACCTACCATCACTGATAGAAAGGCTCCTGCTGTAAAAAATATTAACCAATCATCATCAGGTATATTCAAAGATAATGAAACATTATAG
- the LOC112766588 gene encoding uncharacterized protein translates to MEKKVLDLVLVPCGLLAMVAYHLWLLQKVVRQPTKTVIGVNAFNRRLWVQAMMEDGMKNGVLAVQSLRNNIMASTLLASTAIMLSSLIAVLMTSGGVLMTSGGGAAGFDGSYHGGGFNGRNPATMTVISEVFGDRSELCLSLKFFSILVCFLLAFLLNVQSIRYYSHASILINVPFKKLSTSLRHQMLTAEYVATTVNRGSYFWSLGLRAFYFSFPLFMWIFGPIPMFVSTFVLIFILYFLDFTFECGWTGISDHSCDDVENGDHNHNGDIEIGKPN, encoded by the exons atggaaaagaaggtTCTTGATCTCGTTCTCGTTCCGTGTGGTCTCCTTGCAATGGTAGCATACCATTTATGGCTTCTTCAGAAAGTTGTGAGGCAACCCACCAAAACTGTAATTGGTGTCAATGCATTCAATCGCCGTTTATGGGTTCAAGCTATGATGGAG gatGGGATGAAGAATGGGGTTCTTGCAGTGCAATCTTTAAGGAACAACATAATGGCGTCAACACTTTTGGCCTCCACCGCCATAATGCTTTCTTCACTAATCGCCGTCTTAATGACCAGCGGCGGAGTCTTAATGACCAGCGGCGGAGGAGCAGCCGGCTTTGACGGCAGCTACCACGGCGGCGGCTTCAACGGCAGAAATCCAGCAACCATGACGGTTATCTCTGAGGTTTTTGGTGATAGAAGTGAATTATGCCTCTCCTTAAAGTTCTTCTCAATATTGGTATGTTTCTTGCTTGCATTCTTGCTCAACGTTCAATCCATAAGGTACTATAGCCATGCAAGCATCCTCATCAACGTCCCATTCAAGAAACTATCCACCAGCCTTCGCCACCAGATGCTCACGGCGGAGTATGTTGCCACCACCGTCAACCGGGGGAGCTACTTCTGGTCCCTCGGCTTGCGCGCCTTCTACTTCTCCTTTCCTCTCTTCATGTGGATCTTTGGACCTATTCCCATGTTTGTTTCAACTTTTGTTCTCATTTTCATTCTGTATTTCTTGGATTTTACCTTTGAGTGTGGATGGACAGGGATATCTGATCATTCTTGTGATGATGTTGAAAATGGAGATCATAATCACAATGGTGATATAGAAATTGGAAAGCCTAACTAG